One Halalkalicoccus tibetensis genomic region harbors:
- a CDS encoding Tfx family DNA-binding protein — translation MSEPTDYDVDALLDQVGFDPERNVLTRRQAEVLALRERDVPQAAIAERLGTSRANVSSIEASARTNVEKARETIAFAEALNAPVRIEVAAGTDLYDVPSRVYAACDDAEVKVNQTAPELMKSVSDAAGDAISGREVKRDLLVGVTMDGIVRVRRQELD, via the coding sequence ATGAGCGAGCCGACCGACTACGACGTGGACGCCCTGCTCGACCAGGTCGGGTTCGATCCCGAACGGAACGTCCTCACGCGTCGACAGGCAGAAGTGCTGGCGCTCCGCGAGCGCGACGTCCCGCAGGCAGCCATCGCCGAGCGCTTAGGGACCTCCCGTGCGAACGTCTCGAGCATCGAGGCAAGCGCCCGAACGAACGTCGAGAAGGCCCGCGAGACGATCGCGTTCGCCGAGGCGCTCAACGCCCCGGTTCGGATCGAGGTCGCCGCGGGAACCGACCTCTACGACGTCCCCTCTCGCGTCTACGCGGCCTGCGACGACGCCGAGGTGAAGGTCAACCAGACCGCCCCGGAGCTGATGAAGTCCGTCAGCGACGCCGCGGGCGACGCGATCAGCGGTCGCGAGGTCAAACGCGACCTACTCGTCGGCGTGACGATGGACGGAATC
- a CDS encoding radical SAM protein, protein MISKGCEQCAEGGKMVLFVYGYCDQRDCFYCPLGENRKNVTQVYANERPVESDEDVIEEAKRMDALGTSLTGGEPQEAMEKTCRYLRLLKEEFGEDHHTHLYTGITGGRENMRRLSEAGLDEIRFHPPLELWGEMHGTEWEEILHIAREEGLTPAFEIPGIRAEPEFLEFLDEGAADFCNINQFEMSDGNYRRMQEEGYELEDGHMSAVEGSKAILDQMGDHPKVYFCTSVFKDAAQHRNRLKRMARNVRREFDEITDDGTLVYGKTRTPEARLRDLGVPEEFYRTKSEHVELAWWLLEEMVEEGDLTEGEIVEQYPTYDGTVVERTPLA, encoded by the coding sequence ATGATCTCCAAGGGCTGTGAACAGTGCGCCGAAGGGGGGAAGATGGTGCTGTTCGTCTACGGCTACTGCGACCAGCGCGACTGCTTCTACTGTCCCTTGGGGGAGAACCGCAAGAACGTCACCCAGGTCTACGCCAACGAGCGCCCCGTCGAGAGCGACGAGGACGTCATCGAGGAGGCCAAACGGATGGACGCGCTGGGCACCTCGCTGACGGGCGGCGAGCCCCAGGAGGCCATGGAGAAGACCTGCCGGTACCTGCGCCTGCTGAAGGAGGAGTTCGGCGAGGACCACCACACCCACCTCTACACCGGGATCACCGGGGGCCGCGAGAACATGCGCCGGCTCAGCGAGGCCGGGCTCGACGAGATCCGCTTTCACCCGCCGCTCGAGCTCTGGGGCGAGATGCACGGCACCGAATGGGAGGAGATCCTGCATATCGCCCGTGAGGAGGGACTCACTCCCGCGTTCGAGATCCCCGGCATCCGCGCCGAGCCCGAGTTCCTCGAGTTCCTCGACGAGGGCGCGGCCGACTTCTGTAACATCAACCAGTTCGAGATGAGCGACGGCAACTACAGGAGAATGCAGGAGGAGGGCTACGAGCTCGAGGACGGCCACATGAGCGCCGTCGAGGGCTCGAAGGCGATCCTCGATCAGATGGGCGACCATCCGAAGGTCTACTTCTGTACGAGCGTCTTCAAGGACGCCGCCCAGCACCGCAACCGCCTGAAACGGATGGCCCGCAACGTCCGCCGGGAGTTCGACGAGATCACCGACGACGGGACCCTGGTGTACGGGAAGACCCGGACGCCCGAGGCGCGCCTCCGGGACCTGGGCGTGCCCGAGGAGTTCTACAGGACGAAGTCCGAGCACGTCGAACTGGCGTGGTGGCTGCTCGAGGAGATGGTCGAGGAGGGCGATCTGACGGAGGGCGAGATCGTCGAGCAGTACCCGACCTACGACGGGACCGTGGTCGAGCGAACGCCGCTGGCGTAG
- a CDS encoding TRAM domain-containing protein — MSDCPLADECPSFSERIAGMGCQHYGDRGGAEWCNHYGQPISELKQQPVQPGEEVVVEVDDMHESGAGVGRTDDGFIVMIDGILPRARARVKITTVRSNHARGEEIERLPLNPESDEDESEADTDGDEDEGDEEEDERTRKPDRERLGSRDNFWGA; from the coding sequence ATGTCGGACTGTCCGCTCGCAGACGAGTGCCCGAGCTTCTCGGAGCGCATCGCGGGGATGGGGTGTCAACATTACGGGGACCGCGGCGGCGCCGAGTGGTGTAACCACTACGGCCAGCCGATCAGTGAGCTCAAACAGCAGCCCGTCCAGCCGGGCGAGGAGGTCGTCGTCGAGGTCGACGACATGCACGAGAGCGGCGCCGGCGTCGGCCGGACCGACGACGGGTTCATCGTGATGATCGACGGGATCCTTCCCAGAGCGCGCGCCCGGGTGAAGATCACCACGGTCCGCTCGAACCACGCCCGGGGCGAGGAGATCGAGCGCCTCCCGCTCAACCCCGAGAGCGACGAGGACGAGTCCGAAGCGGACACCGATGGGGACGAAGACGAGGGGGATGAGGAAGAGGACGAGCGGACGAGAAAACCGGACCGCGAGCGGCTCGGAAGCCGCGACAACTTCTGGGGCGCGTAG